A single Amphiura filiformis chromosome 19, Afil_fr2py, whole genome shotgun sequence DNA region contains:
- the LOC140141268 gene encoding uncharacterized protein: MEASSSYLYPSSPEESSLESEEGHSPEEINTEGGKVVTDTMLNIAQQIQALQSMVATAKKRKASGSDEPETPKKKKKRGPKKKKATPKKVATDDDGDTPKKRKRRKQSLEGYSEEQVVFRKVVYKLGRSMRQGTGWLINKFVFVKNYERDNKIYLKCQQKRNFKSCSATAVVHKGTNVAFLRYPHHTHSAPLPGEMVSGAESSDNSDKERKRVVPKG, encoded by the exons ATGGAGGCTAGTAGTAGCTACCTATATCCATCATCCCCTGAGGAGTCTTCACTGGAATCGGAGGAAGGGCATTCTCCTGAGGAAATAAACACAGAGGGGGGAAAAG TTGTGACTGACACAATGTTGAATATTGCTCAACAAATCCAAGCGCTTCAGTCGATGGTCGCCACGGCTAAGAAACGCAAGGCCAGCGGTTCCGATGAACCAGAAACtcccaagaagaagaagaagcgggGACCGAAGAAGAAGAAAGCAACGCCAAAGAAGGTTGCTACTGATGATGATGGCGATACCCCAAAGAAGAGGAAGAGAAGAAAGCAGAGCCTAG AAGGGTACAGCGAAGAACAGGTGGTATTCAGAAAAGTTGTGTACAAACTCGGCCGAAGTATGAGACAAGGTACAGGGTGGCTCATCAACAAGTTTGTCTTTGTAAAGAACTATGAACGAGACAACAAGATCTACCTCAAGTGCCAGCAGAAGCGCAATTTCAAGAGTTGCAGCGCCACTGCTGTCGTGCACAAAGGGACTAACGTTGCGTTCCTACGCTACCCGCATCACACTCATTCTGCTCCGCTCCCTGGGGAGATGGTGAGCGGGGCAGAGTCCTCGGACAACTCGGACAAGGAACGGAAGCGTGTTGTTCCGAAAGGTTAG